In the Suricata suricatta isolate VVHF042 unplaced genomic scaffold, meerkat_22Aug2017_6uvM2_HiC HiC_scaffold_325, whole genome shotgun sequence genome, one interval contains:
- the LOC115285005 gene encoding adhesion G protein-coupled receptor E2-like isoform X1 gives MTFWILQSKLSSLNSDVSTLGNTRMLTFKAIAQLFILGCTWCLGMLQVGPAAHVMAYLFTIINSLQGVFIFLVYCLLSQQVREQYRKWFRGIRKAKTDSEKYMLSSTTMSDSSKPSMVRSHIAPTAPH, from the exons ATGACCTTCTGGATTTTGCAAAGCAAACTGTCTTCCCTCAACAGTGATGTGTCCACCCTTGGGAATACAAG GATGCTGACATTTAAAGCAATTGCTCAGCTCTTCATCCTGGGATGCACGTGGTGTCTAGGCATGCTGCAGGTGGGGCCAGCCGCCCACGTCATGGCTTACCTCTTCACCATCATCAACAGCCTACAGGGTGTCTTCATCTTCCTGGTCTACTGCCTCCTCAGCCAGCAG GTCCGGGAGCAGTACAGGAAATGGTTCAGAGGGATCAGGAAAGCCAAAACCGACTCTGAGAAGTACATGCTCTCAAGCACAACTATGTCTGATTCCTCTAAACCCAGCATGGTAAGATCACATATTGCTCCCACAGCACCTCACTAA
- the LOC115285005 gene encoding adhesion G protein-coupled receptor E2-like isoform X2 encodes MMLTFKAIAQLFILGCTWCLGMLQVGPAAHVMAYLFTIINSLQGVFIFLVYCLLSQQVREQYRKWFRGIRKAKTDSEKYMLSSTTMSDSSKPSMVRSHIAPTAPH; translated from the exons AT GATGCTGACATTTAAAGCAATTGCTCAGCTCTTCATCCTGGGATGCACGTGGTGTCTAGGCATGCTGCAGGTGGGGCCAGCCGCCCACGTCATGGCTTACCTCTTCACCATCATCAACAGCCTACAGGGTGTCTTCATCTTCCTGGTCTACTGCCTCCTCAGCCAGCAG GTCCGGGAGCAGTACAGGAAATGGTTCAGAGGGATCAGGAAAGCCAAAACCGACTCTGAGAAGTACATGCTCTCAAGCACAACTATGTCTGATTCCTCTAAACCCAGCATGGTAAGATCACATATTGCTCCCACAGCACCTCACTAA